The DNA sequence GCAAAATGCAAGACGTGAACCGAGTAGATAGGTGTGCGAAGAGCCAAATCAGTGTGTGGATCTGAGGCAAGAATATCATAGGCAACTTGATTGGGAGGACGGCACAAACCAATAGCTGCAATATGAGGGGGAATACAACAGGTGGGAGCGGCAAGAGGTAAAATATTTGGAGAGTAGCCAATAGCTAAAAGGTGTTCCAGCATTTCATTTTTAGTGGAGATTATTGCCTCATGGATCGGCGAAGAAACCGAAAGTGAGGAATGTGTCAGAATGTCTGGCAATTGAGATGGAATCCTTCCAGAGGTCCACCAGGATTCGTCCGGGTTTGAAGCACGCACCTGGTCGAAGATAGCAATGTCTCCTTTGCTTGCGGCTTCTTCAAGCGCAGTGCGAGCAGGTTTGGATTTGAAAGAGATGGTGGGAAATGCTGGTTCAGTCCAAAACCGCGAAAATCCTTTTCGGCGTCTCAAAATTTCTGTCTGTGTAAGAGGCGATATCTGGGGCTTGACTACGGAACTGATCGCTAACACCTTGCTTCTCGGAGGACACGCGACAAAGCTATAGGTATCGTATTTTGAGTCCCTGCCACGGATAAAACGGACGGAATACTCGTCGAGGTAGTCAAGAGGGATGCCATTTGGATCCGCACCCGCCTGAAGTAGTATTTCAATGTTCCCAGGTAAAGATGCCCGTATTGCTTCCACCAAAGGTGACGTGTAATATCCGTGAATTGCACCGGAGATGTATGTGTTCGCAGAAAATCCACGAAGCATGCTGCTACGGCGAGCAGGAATCATGTCGTCTGGAATTTGTGAGTTGAGTTGGGAATGATGCCTGAGGATTGCAGAGATTACCGCGGGATCTGGGTTTCGAGCAGCACGAACACAGGGTGGATCATCGTCGATGTCGTCATTCAACTCATCTTCCGTTAATTCGTGAGTTGACATTAATGTAAAGAAGCAAGCTATGGTCGGAATTTGTGAGTTGTCACTATTCAAGGGGTGTTGAAAGTGAGTTATTCGACTGGCGTCGTCTTTGCGGTGGTGGTCAAGAATGGAGTGCGATTTCATTTGATTGCCACGTAATCGGGCGAATCCGAGCGGGCCTTGAAAGAAAATCAGTTGGTCATGTGATATCAAAACtttaaacttttctctcaGGACGATGAGTGAGACTGCCGCTGAGTTGTGTCAACCTAACCAAGAACTTATGCCACGATTGAATGATAGCGCATATGTATCGAATTTCATATACATATATTAAGAGTCTTCTGTAATGATGGGAAGAGATATCCGAGAGTCCTGTTCAAGATTTGTGGTAATCCTCGGTGCCAGACCTGTTACATCATGTGCAGAGTATGCCCTATCCCGCGCATTTCCTCCCTCCCGTGATACGACGGTCATTCGCCGACGAATAGATGGTCGACGGCCTTCTGTGGGTGCTAATGGAGGCGCCACTTCACGCTCCGACACAGGTGTGTCAACATCTGTTCCGGTTGAAATTTCCGCAATTCTAAACTGCCTGAATATAACGTCTTCATTGAACGTCGAATCTACACAGGTTTCTCTGTAAGCAGATTCGCGAAGGTTCAAAACTAAACGTGTTCCCTATAATAATTAGTGCGTCTTTAGGCGTTCAACATGTCTTTGTTAGGAGAAGTTCCTACCGCAACGTCGAATCCAGCAACAGCCCATCTGTTTCTTGTTAGCTAGGATAACTTGCTAATTATCAAAATCACTTACGGAACAAGTAATGCTGTTGAATAACCTTCTATAAACAAGGAGCTCATAGCATAGGTTGCCAGAACCCCTAGAACTTTGTGGTGAAACAGAAAGATCTGATTAAGCAATGAAGGCATACCTATGATGCTAATGATGTAGCGACATTACTAACTTCATACTGGCGCTAAAATAGATAAAACGGCTCACAATAAGAAGCATGCGGTGCCATCTCGAAGAAATATCTTGTAAATTGTCCGAAGAGTAAAACGGGTGTCAATTTTAcgctcttcttttctttctagATAGAGTTTCGTCACAAGCATGCTATAAAATATACCTGAGTTATGCAGTTACTGCTCATAAGATGCAATTACAGATAAGCACCAGAAACTTACAAGCAATACATAGATCTGTTACCCTGAAGTGTACATTAGGCCGAGTACAAAAATAGTTCCAATTTTGAATACGACGCACCAAACTGGGATTGTAACGATCAAGTTTATAGTGGTAAAACAGCCTGGTAGCTGTGTTCCCGATGGCGGTAGTAATTCCGCTTTGACAGCAGCAATAGCAGTCATAGTCCCAATATAAATTTGGATCTGCAAATTATCATTTCATTGAACCAGAGTTTGTAAATTTTAATTCTTACGATAATTTCGCCTAAAAGATGTAGTGGGGTCAAGAGGACCGTATTTGTGCATGTAGGTCCAGATACTTACTTAGTACTGCGATCAACAAGAAGACCAAAACTGGGTATCACAATGAATAAGCAAGCACGGCAAAGCGTTTGTCTGAGTATCATACCTTTAATATTTCCATGGtaaagcgcatatattctcAAGGCTAATATCGCATTTGTGAGGTCCATCAACAGCATTGACCTACTTGAGTCAGTCTCAAGAGGTTGAGCGCGATGCTATGAGCTCACATCAATATACTATACGACAAGTATACTCCGCATCTGTAATATTTGACAgtttatttttttcaactGAGAAACCGGAGCGAAAATGGACTCGTAGCATACCCCTAGTGACTTCAATTATCAGGAAGTCAAATATAATTAGATCTCATGACATACGAGGATCGAACGCTGCAAAGTGCAAAATACTTGGGTGAATGCAAAGTCAGTTATTCTATTTCAAACACAGGTCCACTGTTTACCATAAGAGCTAACTCTGTAAAGGGCACGCCACGACAATTAGAATAGTCACATTTTCCGAAATTTGAAATGCTTACATCCCATATACCACGCACCCGTATCGCAAGAGAAGATATAAAACTTTTGGGAATGTCCAACGAGTCCTCGATAGCGAGTGTAAAAATAATTAACACCACAAGCCAAACGGCAGTATATCGAAAATTATACTCACTTCCATATATGAGTTATCTATAACATCGCGTTTTGAGCCATTGGAATAGTTTCTCGTATAGAAGTTGCCCCAAAATTGTACTCACCTCAAGGGGAAGAGTAGCCACAGTATCGCAAAGAATGAATGTAGAAGCAGAAACTATTATGTTTGAGGTGATATCCGGAACTTAGAAGAACGAATGTTATCTTACCCCACAGATACGCCCCTGTATAGGTTTGCCTGGCGGCCGACACAGCAGAGATGGGGTCCATAACACTTCCAGGAAGACCAGCTACCTATGCAGtaagaaggaaaaagagaaagaaacaCATATACCTTTTGATGAGAGCATAAATGTACAGAATCTTGGGAAAGACGATAGTGATCAATCAGAATAGAATCCCAAAAGATGATCAAAAGCACTGCTATGAAGCAAAATAATCCAGAAAATATTGATATAACCACCTTGCACCGCCCCCGAAGCCCGGGTATTGGATTTTACCTTTTCACAACGTATCGTAAGTGGAGGAGTTGTGACCTTTGCGCACGGCTGTCACTGGGGTGCATTGGAACCTCGAGCACATGATTCTGATGACCTGTTCTTCGAACTGATGATTGATGGGGATCGAACATTCAGGGAAATTGGTTTTGAAAAGGGACAACAGTCTGGGAAAGTATTTTAGTAGCAGAATGCGTCCTACTCGTGCCGGTCCATGCGAAGATGGGATGACCAGGATGACCTTTGGTCGAACGATTCAAAACGTGGGAAACCCAAGAACCGGTTTGTTCCGAGTGGAGAATATTTTCCCATGGTGGACGCAAAGGTTTTCACGTCAACCACATCATCAGGATGGTCAGCCTCACGACTGCGATATGTATAAAGTACAAGGCCCTTTTGAAATTTGGCCAGGTTCGCCtctttgtgttttttgctcACATCTGCTATCTTCATCATAGAAAATCGAACATTCCTTCATCTTTAATCCAAGCCCACACGGcactttctttccttcctgtCAACTCTCGGTGATGGCTCCTCGTACTCTCATCTCAAAGATACCAATCTGGCTTCTCATATCTACCCATGCGCACTATGTATTATCTCTGGCTGTTCCTGCCGTTACCCCGAGTCCAAGTTACTTTTCAGTCAGCAAGAGGGCTGACACCAGCATAGCCACGCGCTACGGAATTCCTGGTCCTTTTGAATCCTCTGGTCCAGATGATGTTGTAAACGATTCCGATCTTGCTCGTATATCTGAAGTTTTTATGGCGATTGCTCAACTCCCAGATGGATCTCTGTCTTCTGTCGATTCCTCCGTTGCGCCCACTCCTACCCCTACGAACCCTCTTCCATCAAGTACAGTGTATCCGGAATCACCACCACTTCGTGGGCCAGGGCTTGTTGTTCTTTCTCAACCATTCCCTGCAATTGGATCTTCTACGCCGGTACCTACTGCTGCGTCAAGTACGACGTCTTTACCTGCATCTAATAGGACCGCCAGTCCCACTAAGCGAGTGGTCATCTTGGGATCTGTCATTGGAAGCATTTTACTCTTCACACTGTGCTTATTCTTTATTCTCGATCCCGCTATTACTGGACGGTTGTTCCAACTTTGTCATTCCCGTCGACGTTCCGCAAGTAGAGTGAAGGAGAATAAAGATGCTGTATCATCTGAGGATAAGTGGGTGCCTGTTGCCCCTCTCACGAACGCAGTGCCTCTGCAAAGCGATCGACAAACCACCCAGTGTATCAGGAATGAAGGGGACTTGTTCACCGAGACCGCTGCTCCCTCACCTCCTTCTAAATTTTCTATGTGTTCCTCAGAGTATTCGGAGCCCAACCGTATATCTGCCCTGTCGTCGAACTCTGCATATACGTCCACTCCAAGCAGACCTACTGTAAGCTTTGTGTCTGGGCCAACACCCACCCGTCCGCCTCGTCCGCCCACCGCAGATAGCCCAGCACTTACAGACTCAGTTTATCTCGCATGTTCCGACCAGCCATACGTAATTGTTGCTCCACAGAGTCTCACCGAGGCGGAATTGAATTCCAATGCACCCTCGAAACCGCCACGTCGCATGCTGACTCCCAGCGAATTCTTTGCTCTTCACGTTCCAGGGATTCTCAGTGGATTTGGCTCCTCGGGGGGAGCCCCgtcaaagaaacaagaacGGAGCTCCACGTGCGAGAGTCATCTCTCCAGTGCTACAAAGCGAGAATCGTTTCATTCACGGACCAAGAGCGCCCCTTTACTAGGGAATGTGACGATCAGTGAGAGGGGTTCTACCTCTAACACCGAGCTGGAGTTCAGTATTGAAGGTGTTCGCGAAGAGAGCATGATACAACGCATTTCGAAACATCGTAGAAGCCGATCGGCCTCTGGTTGGGCGTATCCAGATCGCTCTATCCCAAAGAAGCAGCGCAAAGAGAAAGTATAGCCGGCAATCGCACCCTCCCAATGATCTGAATAGACAATTTGCGACATAGAACGCGAGTGAGATACTATCAAGCCTGCCTACCTTTCGttcaaattttttttctttcttttcgacTTTTCAATTATGGGTAAACAACCcaattttttcttctgattcCTAGATCTTGATGTGGTATTTGTACTATTAGCATTATATGTAGGTGAAAAGTACACTGAGATTACGGGATTGTAAGTTCAATGCCGCTATCATTGTAAACGATGCAGTGAGTGGTCATTGAACATATTGTGTCCTACTAAGTAATGTCGCAATTTTTGGTTAAAAAGTGACGGTTCAACATTACATTCCAGAGTTTTCATACTTGATTTCTTTCATGCGGACCCACAATCCTCCCTAGTGGCGAAAGGACTCAGCACTAACAGCGTAAACAGTCATCCCCTGTATTTACCTTGATGAACAACGTAAGATGTGCCGCTGGGAAAATCTTCTCCGTTGCCTTGAGTCCTTCGCCGTTTCTCCAGTGTGCGGGAGGCGGCAAGTTGGAAGTAGAATCAAGAGTAAACTCTGTAAAGTTTTGAAGTAAACGGATGAGATAATATGAAGCCTCGTTGTAGGCAAACTGAATTAAAGCAGGATTTTTGAATTGAGATTTTGCAATGACAAATGAATATTCGATATAAGCAAGACGTACTTGTTGACCAAGACATATGCGAGGGCCAGCGTTGAATGGACAAAAGATGTAAGGGTTGGAAACCAGGTACTTTTGCAACCTCTCGTCGAGGAAACGGTCAGGGTCAAACGTAAGGGCTGAGAAAATCATTAAATCAAGGGAATTAAATTATTTTAGTTGCGTACCGTCTGGACCCCACAAGTCCGTTCGTCTTTGCATATTTAAAGTAGTATATATGCATCTGTAGGCAAGAAGTGACGACGTGAGCATGTGGTAGGCCCTCCGAAAAAGCTACACACATCACATCTTTTGGAACGTAAATTGGTTTTTCTCCAGGACCTGTTGCTGGTAGGACAACGGGTGCAATGCTTTTTCTGCCAAAGCGCATTACGATGAATGTCATATAAATAGAATGAGTGCATCGAAGGTGGACTGTACCTTGCGTTGGATGGTCTGAAATGGGTAAAATGAGAAATAAATTAGCCTGACTTCATCGGACATGCAGCGTGAGACCATGTCTTACACAACAGCGTATAAGCGTAAAACCTCTGTAAATGAACCAATATGACTCAGAGAAAATCGTTAAACCAAGAAATAATATTTACCATTTATAAATGCCTTCATGTATCTCATTTCTCGCATATTCTCGTACTTCGGTGCCTCTGAGGGGCCAACCTTCTCATAAATCTCTTCGCGAAGTCGCTTCTCAATATCAGGATGCTCTGAAAGCATGTACACTGAGAAGGCAAGTAGTGACATAGTCTGTAAATTAACTGTAAGATATATAATCACGTATTGTGTGAATGAGCTCCGAATGTACCGTGTCCCGACCAGCAACAAGGAGATTGATAACCTGATTTACAAGAATATGAGTTAGTATAATTGAAAAAGTTGTATATATGCACACCTCATCTTTGAGGATCTTCGGATCTGAAGCAAGGATGTCAGAATCATGAAGTAAACAGTACTGTAGGCAAACTGCGACTCGCACCTTGCGTGTGATTGACAAGGTGAGAAAGCAAGTTGGACTCCTCCTTCTCGCTCGGATCCTTTCCAAGTAGGATATCTTGCTCTCTCTTTTCCAAAGCGGCCTTCATCATAGGTTCCACAAAGTCTTCCACGGTTTTGCGCAAAGGTATTATTCTATCACCAGTAAATTCTGCCAAAGCCCACTCTTCTCCCATTGTGAGACGCTTTGCGATCAGAAGCAGTGCGTCCGAGAAGGCCTTGACAAATTGATTAGAAGGATGGTCGAAGAACTCTCTAGAGTTTTTCTTGGCGACCTCCTGGTGATAAGGTAACCCTGCTGAAAGCGACTCCACATTTTTACCGAACAAGAACTCCGATGCAGAATCGAGAGTAAATCGTGCAATGAGATCCTACAGATCAAAGTCAAGcactgttgatattacaagCTGTGGTTTTAATATACCTGCATGTCGATAGAGTATCCCTCTGCAAGACGATCCTTTGCCAATTTCAAGGAGATATTCCAATTGCGATCATATATCTCAAAGTCGCTGATACGTTCTCGAGTGAAAAATGGACGGGTCATTGCGCGGTGGAATCTGAACACAGAAAATAGTAAATACAGGGTCATTAACGATCTTTGTAGCACCTACTTCCACATTTCTCCTATTGTATGTTCAAAATAGAACGTTGGTTGCATGGTGAGCACACCGAAATAACCAGGTCTTACCGTCGGAGTTGAAAACCCCTTCTCCGAACATGGAGTCCATCTGCGAAATAAATAAAGGGCCTACAAAGAAAGTCAATTTTTACACTTGTTTATGGCTCCCCTTGTTCATACCTTTTACAAATGATTCGAACTGCGTCGCAAGTATCGCCTTCGGGCAAAAAGGGCATGAAATGCTTAAGTGATAATTTGACTAATCGAATAAAATAAGCCAAACCTTAATGTGCTCCGGCTCGTTTGTAAGCAACTATATAGTTGAGTATAATCAAACGACTGTCATAATTGACAAGATATTCTTTAAACATGACCTACAAATGAGGTGTTCATGAGATCAAAGTTAACAACATTGCCATATTGGTCATTGAAGCGCTTAAGTACATCCGCTATGCATCAGGAAAGATCAGATATTGTCCAAGAAACAAACGTAGAAATCCTTTGCTTACTTGGATACCCGTCCCGAAGGTTTTCCCCCAGTTCAGAAATGATTGAAAATGTGGAGTCTGGAAGGTAAGGAGGAATGACAGCTCCACTCGCCTCTGCCGCCCTTTTGTTCGCCCATTTTGCATAGTACCTAGATGCAATGGCTATCATGGGCCTCGCAGCAACCGCAATGCTGATGAGTGCCCATCCAGGTAGATTGAACGGGAGGAATTGTCTTCTTTGGATTATATCCAACAGACAATATGTTGCCGCTGACGGTATACCAAAGCGAACGGAAGCTTTCAGCAGATAATTGATCCCTGGTGCAACCATAGTCGGTTGGACAAGGCTGAGGCTAGCAATGAAGATTCAAAGATGCCAAAGCAAAATGTTTAGACACTAGAGATATATAGTCCTAGGAAGTAATATATAGAGCCGATTGGACCCGATCCGTGAAGCCCGCTGAAGAATTCCAATAACATCGAGCAGACTGTCAGGAAAGAGACATGGCCGTTAAACATGATGTCACCGTTTGGCTGTTTGCTATGGCCTCAAGATAACCGGGTTATCGTTTTGTCGCCTCTATGTTTAGACAATTAAAGGATGAACACTTGATCCATCAAGATAGGTCAAATGTCGGTAGTAACACAGTCCAAGGCAGTTGAATGTACGTGCCCGGCTGCCATCAAAGTATATATGAAACAGAGAGGCGTTATTTGGGTATCATGCCGGTGAAAGGCAAAACAACCATGGAAATACTCGGCGGGCATGCATCCCTAAACCAAGCTTGATATTCCAAGACTCCCAAGTTGAGCGTTGGTCGACATGCCGAAATTCAAACACGCAGACAAGAGTCAATGCTATGGATTGTGTAACGGCTTGAACTCGAATGGCCTCTCCAAAAATTTTTAATAAATCCTTTGTTCACGTTTTTCCAATATATCATCAATACATTAAGTTTTAATTGGTTTACAGATGTCAATTATAGCTGCTCTACGTTCAAATATGTGAGGAATCGGAGATTTATCAACCATAATAACATTTCCCGTACTTACAGCGTATTGTAATTGTGATACGACGCACCGCGTGGTAGATGAAAAATAATTCAAACCACCAAAACGTCTCGGTAGCATTGCACAAAGAAGCATGGTTACAGAGGCGGCAAAATAGAAATCCTAGTACACACTAAATACGACGAAGGTTTCAAGTTAAAGCCTGACAATACCACAAACCATTTACCACCAAATAGGACTCGCCCATAGGAACTCGACGGTGCTTTAGACACAGTTCAATAAAACCCCGAATTCGTTTTGATGAGTTTCATCATTTTTCTCAGTAGTTTGATGAGCCTTGATCTATACCAATATGCCCACATATTCACCAGTAACCAAAAAATTGTAAATCAAATCACCGTCAGTTTTACACAGAGTCGGGTTTAGAATTAAGAATCGAAGTGACTTTCATCTGAATCGAACCAAGAATTCCTGCTTTCTGTTTATCCGCCGACCTTCAAAGTTCTGACAGTGCATCTAGCGCTGATTGCCTGGCTTCATCAACCGGTCTGAATGTCTGAATAATTTGGCTCGTCACTTGAATATTAGTCTGTAAAAATTTCATCAGTGTTGGCGCATATTCCACGCAATGATATCAGATAAACTGGATAACGGAGGATATGGGTCAACTAACCGAAGACGCTGTTATCAGAGCTGATTCAAACTGTTCACATGAGGCAGCCGAGTTTAACAAATCAGTCGTGATTGTGGAGGTACCGCTTAAggtcttgaagaaatccgCATTCTGGGCGACTGAATTCAAGTAAGAGAGAATTCCATTAACAAGTCCACTGTACAACTCTAGGATTTCTTCAGTTTGAGACGAGACAAGACTCCCGGGGGGAAGTTCCTTGAAATGGCAAAGTGTTATGGTAAGAGGATTGATTTATATGATAAACATTTTTGGATGACTGACATTAAGATTGGTGTTGGCGTCCTCGAAGAAAAGGTGAATGGCCTCTGCATCCGCATGGGTTGCCTGCGTGCGACAATTTCATTAGCAATCTGGTAAAGAAATGATGAAGATAAAAGAGCGTACATCTATGGCTTGAATTCCAGATCTAGGAATACTGGAGGCGTCTGAAACTATTTTGGTGAAGAGACCTCCGAGCGTCTCCAGGTCGTTTATGACAAGCGCAAATGCCTGGGCTGGAGGGACAGAGGATGTTGTTGCAGCAGGTGCAATTGATACTTTGGTCGCAGGGATGGCATGCACAGTGGGGACAGCCATGCAGGATATAATAACAGCAAGGGAGAATTTCATGGTAGAAGTGTGATGATAGAGCGAGTAAAATGTGCTGAGAACTATGAGCTGAAGACAATCTGCATGATATACTAGTTAAATACCCTTGTTGCATCCCTTCGTTTCTTGAGAGTAAGCTAAAAATAAGCCACAGCCGGGGGAAATAGATTGCATTTTATATTTAATTTTTGGCATGATTTATGAGCGATTAGCCGTTTGCGACCATACAACTTGTAGTGTTTTTGCATAATAGCGCATCCGTTTGTCCGCACAATGCGAAGTTAAAGGGCCTACAAGGTTATTATCATGTTGAACTTCGTTGCCATTGTTGATTTTATCTCTTACATTCAGTAAGATATGTGCTATCTCGTCCTCATAACCGTGCATAAATGACTAATGATTAATGAAAGATTATCAATAATCACTGAGAAAGTCGGGAGAAGAGGTCGGGAGAAGGAACGCCCACCCTCGCTATCTTTTGAGTGCGAAAAGGGGCACAAGACTCGGCCTTGCCATATGTATAGGAAAGcgttatattttttgtgtgATTTTTAATTTTATTTCTAGATATGGCTTGTGTTTCCGACTCCTATCTCTGGAAGGTGTTGGAGGGAAGTGTAAAAATGATAATATTCGGGAAGGTGGGAGCTGCCCGTTAGGTTCATGGGCAGAACCGATGATGTAAGTTTCACAATATCACTGTTTGGACAATTTTCAAGTGATACTTTCACGTCAGCGGTCTAGATA is a window from the Psilocybe cubensis strain MGC-MH-2018 chromosome 8, whole genome shotgun sequence genome containing:
- a CDS encoding Cytochrome P450 monooxygenase 75, which codes for MVAPGINYLLKASVRFGIPSAATYCLLDIIQRRQFLPFNLPGWALISIAVAARPMIAIASRYYAKWANKRAAEASGAVIPPYLPDSTFSIISELGENLRDGYPTDVLKRFNDQYGNVVNFDLMNTSFLLTNEPEHIKAILATQFESFVKGPLFISQMDSMFGEGVFNSDGEMWKFHRAMTRPFFTRERISDFEIYDRNWNISLKLAKDRLAEGYSIDMQDLIARFTLDSASEFLFGKNVESLSAGLPYHQEVAKKNSREFFDHPSNQFVKAFSDALLLIAKRLTMGEEWALAEFTGDRIIPLRKTVEDFVEPMMKAALEKREQDILLGKDPSEKEESNLLSHLVNHTQDPKILKDEVINLLVAGRDTTMSLLAFSVYMLSEHPDIEKRLREEIYEKVGPSEAPKYENMREMRYMKAFINDHPTQGTVHLRCTHSIYMTFIVMRFGRKSIAPVVLPATGPGEKPIYVPKDVICIYTTLNMQRRTDLWGPDALTFDPDRFLDERLQKYLVSNPYIFCPFNAGPRICLGQQFAYNEASYYLIRLLQNFTEFTLDSTSNLPPPAHWRNGEGLKATEKIFPAAHLTLFIKGGLWVRMKEIKYENSGM